The nucleotide window GTTATTCTCATGGTAAAAGGTAATATCGGCCATATCCTGATATTTCTTTAACTGATTTTTATATTCTTCATTTGAATTATTATCAAAAATCACCAGGCGAAATTGATCGTCCTGACCAAATTCCCTTTTAAGATTTTCAAGTACTTTAAAGATGTGTTTACTGTTATATGTCACAATACTAATTGCAACTTTTGCATTAGACATTTTTTCACACTCTTTCATTACATATTGTGTTATTGTAACGCGCTTCATCATTTTTCGTCTATTTTTATAGGAAATGTGATTCCTTGGTTCATCATATATGAATATTTTTAAACAACGCAATACCATTCATTCAATTATTAAGGTTGAACAATAAAACATTCGACAAATATTAACAAAAAAATCCTTTCAATTGTCGTAACAAAACTAAATTATAGCATCATTATGTAAAAAACTGTACTTTTATTGGACAAATTTTTTATTTCCTGTTGAACAAAATACCTATGGAGATTATAATTTTTAATGTAATGTCCTTATTTTAATCCAATATCTCTAAAGAAGGGAATTAATATTATAAATGAATAATTCGAGATTAGATAGAAAAAAAGGGCCTAAAAAGAAGGCAAAGTGGCCCCGTATTACCTTATTTACCATTTTGATTTTACTGGTTGGTGGCGGGGTTTATTTTTATAACGTCTATAGCAATGTTGCAAAAGCTGTTGATAAAATGAACAAACCAATTTCACGAGAGGTTTCTAAGAAGCGGGTTGAAAAAGTTGAATTCCACCAAAAGGATCCGATTTCAATCTTGATGGTCGGTGTTGACGAACGCGAGAAAGATAGTGGCCGTACAGATTCCATCCTTGTACTAACAGTTAACCCTGAAAAGAAATCTACAAAAATATTAAGTATTCCCCGTGATACTCGGACAAAGCTTATCAGCTCAGACAATAAAGGCGGAAAGGTTCGGATTGAAAAAATAAACCATGCGTATGCCTACGGTGGAATTGAAGAGACGATTGATACTGTTGAATACTTTTTAAACACACCAATTGATTACTACGTTGAAGTGAATATGCAAGGTTTTAGGGATATTGTAAATGCTGTCGGTGGAATTGATGTGGATAATAAATATGCTTTTGAATTAGATGGTACGTACCTACCAAAAGGTCCCATGCATTTAATGGGGGAAAAGGCGCTCCAGTATGCACGGATGAGAAAGGATGACCCACGCGGTGATTTTGGACGTGAAGAAAGACAACGTGAGGTTATTTCTAAAATTATCGACAAAGGAAAGTCATTTTCTACTTTGACAAAATACAATGATATTCTTGAAGCGTTAGAAAATAATATTAAAACGAATCTAACCCTAAATGATATGGTTGGCATTCAATCGACCTATAAACCTGCGGCTGAAACCTTGGAAAAACTTGAAATCCCCGGATGGGGCGGAATGCTTGATGGCGGCTGGTATTTCTTTGTAAGTGATGAGGAAAGGCAGGCACTTTCTGATCAATTACGCGAGCAGCTTGGTCTTCCATCCGCGCCTGTTGAAAAAATGTACATGAATAAAGAAAATAAAGATAATATGTCTGCCAGTTAAATTAGTAATATAAAAAAACTCCTTTATTAGTAAATAATAAAGGAGTTTTTTTGATATGCGGTCAATTAACTTTTTAGTTGCCATCCTGCCTTCTCTTTGATTGCATTAGAAAAGGTAAGCATTAATATGAAAAAGGTAATTCCTATTGGATTATTCAGGAAGGGATTAATATTGGTCAAAAGCACGACCCCGACAAACACGCCTATTAATGAACGGTCAATTGTTGGGATGTCCTTGCCTTGTTTATATGCGCGATAATAATTGTATATAACTATAGCACATAGAAATAACCAGATGGCTAAACCAATCGCTCCCTGCTCCACCCAAATATCAAGGAAGCTCATTTCAATTCCATTAATCCTGCCGGCAATCGAAGTTCCATAACCTTTACCAAAAATAAAATGAACAGGATTCCCCAACAAAATATCCTTCGAGTCTTTTAGAAATTCAATCCTAGCACCCACACTTGTATCATTCACTGCTCCATTATTAGCAGCATTTGTGCTTTGTTCAAATCGTTCCAACGTCAAATATTGATATAAGAATGGTACGGAGAAGGTAATGACCAATAACACCACTGATTTTTTTACCAATTGCGTGCTTCTCCATATCGTTTTGATTTTATTAGTAATTCCTCTTACAGGATCACTAATGGCAATGACATCAATGACGACAATCATAAAAACACTGACCATGAGGGCGACAAAAAATCCTCTGGTATCCGACCAAAAAATTGAAATAAAGCATAGCGGAATATTAAAAATATCAACTTTTGAAAACTGTTTTGATAATACAGCATTTATCGAAAGGACCAAACCAACAAACACGTAGAAATGACTCTTATAAAACACACTGTGACTCCGTCTAAATAATAAGTCATCATTCATTATCCGAATCCAAAATTGTTTAAACACTTCAAAATCGGAACTATAAATCGTCTTACCTAACACAGCAAGCAATATAGTGAAGATGGCAACAGCGAGGGCACAATATTTTATGATGGTGATAATTCTCTTCTTGGTAAACCTTTCCTCCGAAACATAATAAGCTAATGGAAAATAGGCTGCAAAAAAGGATACCCTCAAAAAGTCAGTTACAATATAGGAAGGTGAATTTCCGTTACTATACCCAATTACAGCACTGACGACAAACCAACCAATAAGCATATAGATTCCGACTGTGATTGAATCTCTACGTACAAATGTATTAAGAACTGTATTGGTATAGGCTTTTTCTTTCATAATGCGAAAAAGAAATGTTAGTATTAATAATAAAAATAAAACTTGACGAATGGAAAGGACTCTAAAATCAATCAAACGCCCTCCACCGCCAACAAAAAGTTCAATAAAAAAAACTGTTAGTAATATTTTTTCAAATTTATTCATTAGTGCAATTCCTCTCTCGAAATAGTACGAAAGGTTTATACTCCGTCAATAAAATCCTTTATGAGAGATAAGATTTTCTTGTTTCCACTTTCAAAGCGGGCAGGCTGAAAGATTTCAACACGGCGAATAACATCGGCTAAATCCATCGGTTCATTCCAATATAGGATATGTCCGGTTTCCTTAAACTGTTTGACAATCTCCAACTGGTGGTCGTCATTATGTTCACTGTATTTTATCAATCTTGGAACAGCAATAACCTTTTTCCCCATTTTCATCCCCATCGTAATCGAACCTGTACCACCGTGCGTTATGATATAGTTTGCTTTCTTATATAAATCTCCCATCCGTTCATAGGTGGTAAAATCAAAAATTGTCATGTTTTTTGACTTATATTTCGTATGACCTGCCTGAACAACTACTTCCTCATTAATATTCCCTACCTCAATTTGCTTGTCAATTTCCTTCAACAGGCGGTCAAAGGAAAGTTCATGAGTTCCTAAAACTACTAATATCAATAGATTGACCCTCCATAGACAGCATTGGGATAATGTTTCTTCATTTCCTCCCATTGAACAATGAATAAATCAGCTATTGGATAAACAAGCTTTCCTGATAGCGTTGGCGTGGACGTTTTTGCAAAGCTCTCAATGAATATGACCTTTTTTCGAAATAACTTTGCAATGTAACAGGTTGGCACTGCCGTATGGGCACCTGTAGTTACTATTACATCTGGATTTTCCCTTATAAAATAATAGAAAGATTTAAAAATATTATAGCCAAACTTAAAGAAATATCTAAATAAATAGTTTCTTGCACCGTATGCCAAAAACGACATATGGTATTTCTTGCTTAAGTCCTCTGTTATAATCGACCTTTCTGTAACAATATGGTAATCACATTCAGCAAAAAGTGGCTTTAACTGGAGTAATTGCGTTAAATGACCACCTAATGAAGAGATAAATAATACTTTTTTTCTTTTTTCTGTTCGATTATTCATATATCCTACCCTCCAGTAGGAAAATAGACTTCCATAACCCGATTGAGTATGTATTCCTGGTCGTTTTCCTCTGCTTTTTTAAATCCATTTTTTATTAATTTGCTTCTTATTTCTTCAGATGCAAGAACTTGGCTAATTGAATTCGCCAAGTCACTTGAATTTTTTGCAGATACGATTTCCCCCGCCCCTCCCGCCAACAATGTTTTTAGGCCGCCAACATTTGTACCAATAACCGGTGTTCCACATGCCATGGCTTCCAACGCGACAAGTCCAAATCCTTCAATATGGGCAGGGAGCACAAGACAGTCCGCAGCACACATCCAAACAGCTATTTCCGGCTGTTCCTTTGTATCAAGAATGGTCACCATATTTTGCAAATGAAAGTCCATTATTTTATTTTCAATGAATCGTTTGAAATTCGGATCCTTCTCGGCACCAATTATAACCAACTGAACATCTGTATCTCTTTCATGAACAAGCCTTGCTGCTTCAATCAGTTCTATTAATCCTTTTTGTTCTAGCAAATTTCCAACAAAGAGAATGATTTTTGCATCTTTCTCTAGCCAGCATTGTTCTCTTGCCGCCCCCATATCTATAGGCTTAAAAATTTCACGGTTCACACCCATGTTCAGAATAGAAACATTCTGCTGCTTTACGGAAAATTTAGTCACGATTTCATGATGAAGCTCGTTCCCGACGGCAATTACGTGATCCGCTTGCTGCAAAATAGACTTAGTAAGTTGAAATAGTCTTTTGTTCCTTTTCGCCATTTTATCAATATCACCGCCATGTGCAGTGACAATCAGCCTTTTCTTAAATAATTTTTTAAAAAGGAGTCCTAGATAGCCGCTTGGAAAAACATAGTGAGCGTGAATCACATCGTATGAACGTCCTTTTATACCAAGTATCCAAATAGTTTTTATTAACCAGCTTAAGTATTTTGTAAAGACATTCACTTTCCCATTGTTGGGATTGGTGATGGCTACTACATCGACAAGAACATTTCTCCTTGTTATAGCATCGACTTGATTCTTAACAAAAATACCAAAACTCTTATGTTTCGCGCTTGGATACATATTCGTTATCACAAGTACTTTTTTATTACTCATTTCTTCAACACCTAACATGCCTCAGTCCCTTTTTCCATCCACTTTAAGGGTCATTTGTCGGATTTTATCCAAAAAACTCACATAAAAGCATTATACCAATAATTATTCATGATTTAAAATAAACTTCCTTATTTTTAAAAGTCCACATTAAATAAAATAAAATATTATTTAACAAAAATCTTTTTGCGTTATAATAAAATGGTTGTTATATTTGGATACTATGGAATTAAAGAAGGGATAAATATGAAAATTACCATTACAGGAACAGGGTATGTGGGTCTTGTTACGGGAACATGTCTCGCGGAAATAGGCCATCAAATAACTTGTTTTGATATTGACAAGGAAAAGATTTCCTTATTAAATGAAGGAATTTCTCCCATATACGAGCCAGGACTGGGTGAACTTATTCAGCGTAATATCGATAGTGGTCGTCTTACATTTTCCTCAAATCCTGTGGAGGCATACTCCAATGCTGAGTGTATTTTTATCGCTGTTGGTACTCCGGCAAATGAAGATGGCTCAGCTAATTTAAGCTTCCTGGAAGCTGCAGCCATTCAAATTGCGGAACAGATTAAAAAAGACATCATCGTCGTTATTAAAAGTACCGTACCTGTTGGGACAAACGAACGAATCGGCAGCATAATTCAAGAACGGGTCCCACCAAACATTAAAATAGAAATGGTCTCTAATCCTGAATTTTTACGTGAAGGAACCGCCATTCATGATACCTTCCACGGGGATCGCATTGTGATTGGAGCAAACACGGAAGAAGCCGGAAAGCAAATTGGGAACATTTACGAACCTCTTCATCTACCCATAGTTCACACAGATATTCGCAGTGCAGAAATGATTAAATATGCCTCAAATTCCTTTCTCGCGTTAAAAATTAGCTTTATCAATGAAATAGCTAATCTTTGTGAAAAAATTGGCGCGGATATCGATCAAGTCTCTGCTGGCGTTGGATTGGACAATCGAATCGGCAAGAAATTCCTTAATGCCGGGATCGGCTTTGGCGGTTCATGTTTTCCTAAAGATATTCATGCATTAAATTATTTGGCGAAGGAATTTGATTACGACTTTAAAATTTTACAGTCAGTTATTGATGTTAATTACAGACAAAAGGATCTCCTTTTCTATAAAGCGAAGGAACATTTTGGATCGTTAGCTGGTAAAAGAACCACTATACTTGGACTAACCTTTAAACCCAACACAGATGATATCCGTGAGGCCGCTTCCTTAAGAATCATACAGGATTTGCTTCTTGAAGGTGCAGTAGTAACGGTTTTTGACCCAGTTGCGATGCCAAAGGTGGAAAAGCTCTTTGGTGACAAAATCAGCTTTGCAGTTTCTTCTGAACAGGCATTGGTGGATGCTGAAGCAGCCTTTATCTTGACGGAATGGGATGAAATTAAAAGCATTAAATTGAAAGAAATAAAAGATAAAATGACAGAACCTATCATTTTTGACGGACGAAATTGTTTTTCCCTCGAGGAAACCAAAAAGTACGGAATCCGATACTATTCGATTGGTAGACCAGTTGTACAATAGGCTAAATGAATTTGACACTCAATACACCTTTACAACGGACAGGACATTGCTCAACAGCAATCTTCCTGTCCGTTTTTTTATCTTTGTTTAGGCAGTATTTTGTAACCCGCCCCTTTAAGATTGGTGAAAAAAATCCTACTAGAGTTAGAGAATAAGCTCCTTCTCTATAAATCTGTCTTTTCTCTATTAATGAATGTTATTTTCATATACAATAAAAATAGAATACCTTTGAAGGAGAATCGTTAACTAGAATGAATTTATGCAACCTTTTACGTGTTTTAATTCCTATCTTTATTATTATAGCATTATTTCCTATTAGGGTAGCGGAAGCATCCAGTACTACAGATGTCGTTCCAATTAATTGGAATTTATTTGATAAAGGAAATCCTGATGATGAAAACGCACAACGTATAGAGAAAATCTTATTAAATACGAATAAGTATGGGTTAACGACATGGTGGGATTCATATAAAAATTTTGATTTACAAAAAAATCCTTATTTAAGTTTTGGCGGGAAATTAGAGAATGAAA belongs to Neobacillus sp. OS1-2 and includes:
- a CDS encoding LCP family protein, yielding MNNSRLDRKKGPKKKAKWPRITLFTILILLVGGGVYFYNVYSNVAKAVDKMNKPISREVSKKRVEKVEFHQKDPISILMVGVDEREKDSGRTDSILVLTVNPEKKSTKILSIPRDTRTKLISSDNKGGKVRIEKINHAYAYGGIEETIDTVEYFLNTPIDYYVEVNMQGFRDIVNAVGGIDVDNKYAFELDGTYLPKGPMHLMGEKALQYARMRKDDPRGDFGREERQREVISKIIDKGKSFSTLTKYNDILEALENNIKTNLTLNDMVGIQSTYKPAAETLEKLEIPGWGGMLDGGWYFFVSDEERQALSDQLREQLGLPSAPVEKMYMNKENKDNMSAS
- the pssE gene encoding PssE/Cps14G family polysaccharide biosynthesis glycosyltransferase, yielding MILVVLGTHELSFDRLLKEIDKQIEVGNINEEVVVQAGHTKYKSKNMTIFDFTTYERMGDLYKKANYIITHGGTGSITMGMKMGKKVIAVPRLIKYSEHNDDHQLEIVKQFKETGHILYWNEPMDLADVIRRVEIFQPARFESGNKKILSLIKDFIDGV
- a CDS encoding glycosyltransferase, with protein sequence MSNKKVLVITNMYPSAKHKSFGIFVKNQVDAITRRNVLVDVVAITNPNNGKVNVFTKYLSWLIKTIWILGIKGRSYDVIHAHYVFPSGYLGLLFKKLFKKRLIVTAHGGDIDKMAKRNKRLFQLTKSILQQADHVIAVGNELHHEIVTKFSVKQQNVSILNMGVNREIFKPIDMGAAREQCWLEKDAKIILFVGNLLEQKGLIELIEAARLVHERDTDVQLVIIGAEKDPNFKRFIENKIMDFHLQNMVTILDTKEQPEIAVWMCAADCLVLPAHIEGFGLVALEAMACGTPVIGTNVGGLKTLLAGGAGEIVSAKNSSDLANSISQVLASEEIRSKLIKNGFKKAEENDQEYILNRVMEVYFPTGG
- a CDS encoding UDP-glucose/GDP-mannose dehydrogenase family protein encodes the protein MKITITGTGYVGLVTGTCLAEIGHQITCFDIDKEKISLLNEGISPIYEPGLGELIQRNIDSGRLTFSSNPVEAYSNAECIFIAVGTPANEDGSANLSFLEAAAIQIAEQIKKDIIVVIKSTVPVGTNERIGSIIQERVPPNIKIEMVSNPEFLREGTAIHDTFHGDRIVIGANTEEAGKQIGNIYEPLHLPIVHTDIRSAEMIKYASNSFLALKISFINEIANLCEKIGADIDQVSAGVGLDNRIGKKFLNAGIGFGGSCFPKDIHALNYLAKEFDYDFKILQSVIDVNYRQKDLLFYKAKEHFGSLAGKRTTILGLTFKPNTDDIREAASLRIIQDLLLEGAVVTVFDPVAMPKVEKLFGDKISFAVSSEQALVDAEAAFILTEWDEIKSIKLKEIKDKMTEPIIFDGRNCFSLEETKKYGIRYYSIGRPVVQ
- the pssD gene encoding PssD/Cps14F family polysaccharide biosynthesis glycosyltransferase — encoded protein: MNNRTEKRKKVLFISSLGGHLTQLLQLKPLFAECDYHIVTERSIITEDLSKKYHMSFLAYGARNYLFRYFFKFGYNIFKSFYYFIRENPDVIVTTGAHTAVPTCYIAKLFRKKVIFIESFAKTSTPTLSGKLVYPIADLFIVQWEEMKKHYPNAVYGGSIY